One Pseudorasbora parva isolate DD20220531a chromosome 4, ASM2467924v1, whole genome shotgun sequence genomic region harbors:
- the LOC137074178 gene encoding 2-oxoglutarate receptor 1-like gives MSSNPYYDSSNSSSDNCTDVDELVKRYYLPAMYGAIFIVGVVGNITALLVYVLKVRPWKSSTIIMVNLVITDLLFMVSLPFLTYYYVLNDSWTLGIVMCRFARFIFHFNLYGSILFLTCLAIFRYVAIVHPLWMNNIKQKRWGVLACILVWAMTVAEISPIFNLFDLVEMNNKTSCLDFASSKTAITWPYSWVLTVLGYLLPLVVVCLCYWRIIKELKKGPHMGSTKRVKARRLIVLILTCFVVCFLPFHVLRALRIYTKLTPETNCMLDRCAHAAYIISRPIAVLNIIFNLPLYTLSGDFKKAFMDLFKCGQLMSKTKGNIKVAVINKPTSNVTYEQSS, from the coding sequence ATGTCGAGCAACCCTTACTACGACTCGAGTAACAGCTCGAGTGACAACTGCACCGACGTGGACGAACTTGTCAAGCGCTACTACCTGCCTGCCATGTACGGTGCAATCTTCATCGTGGGCGTTGTGGGTAACATCACCGCTCTGCTGGTCTACGTGCTCAAAGTTCGTCCCTGGAAGAGCAGCACCATCATCATGGTGAACCTCGTCATCACTGACCTTCTCTTCATGGTCAGCTTGCCCTTCTTGACCTACTACTACGTCCTCAACGACTCGTGGACGCTTGGGATCGTCATGTGCCGCTTTGCACGCTTCATCTTCCACTTCAACCTGTACGGCAGCATCCTCTTCCTCACCTGTCTGGCCATCTTCCGGTACGTGGCGATCGTGCATCCGTTGTGGATGAACAACATCAAGCAGAAGCGATGGGGTGTGTTGGCTTGCATCTTGGTTTGGGCCATGACGGTGGCCGAAATAAGTCCAATTTTTAACCTGTTTGACCTGGTTGAAATGAACAACAAGACATCCTGCTTAGACTTTGCGAGCAGCAAGACAGCAATCACCTGGCCATATAGTTGGGTATTGACCGTACTGGGATATTTGCTTCCTTTGGTCGTGGTCTGTCTTTGCTATTGGCGCATCATTAAAGAACTAAAGAAGGGTCCTCATATGGGGAGCACGAAACGGGTTAAAGCGAGGCGACTCATCGTGTTGATATTGACGTGCTTCGTGGTTTGTTTTCTTCCCTTTCACGTGTTACGAGCTCTGAGAATATACACGAAACTCACTCCAGAAACCAACTGCATGCTGGACCGCTGCGCTCACGCCGCCTACATTATCTCAAGGCCGATCGCTGTACTcaacatcattttcaacttGCCGCTCTACACGTTGTCTGGGGACTTTAAGAAGGCCTTCATGGATCTTTTCAAATGTGGTCAGCTCATGTCGAAGACTAAGGGAAACATTAAAGTGGCTGTGATCAACAAACCCACGAGCAACGTCACATATGAGCAAAGCAGCTGA
- the LOC137074179 gene encoding 2-oxoglutarate receptor 1-like — protein sequence MASNPYYGSTNSSSDNCTNVDDLVKRYYLPAMYGAIFIVGVVGNITALLVYVLKVRPWKSSTIIMVNLVITDLLFMISLPFLTYYYVLNDSWTLGDVMCHFTRFIFHFNLYGSILFLTCLAIFRYVAIVYPLHMHNIKQKRWGVLACILVWAVTVAEISPIFNLFDLVEMNNKTYCLDFASSKIEIIWPYSWALTVLGYLLPLVVVCLCYWRIIKELKKGPHMWNNKRVKARRLIVLILTCFVVCFLPFHVLRALRIYTRLTPETNCMLARCAHAAYIISRPIAVLNIIFNLPLYTLSGDFKKAFMDLFKCSQLMSKTKGIIKVAVINKPTSNITYEQSS from the coding sequence ATGGCGAGCAACCCTTACTACGGCTCGACTAACAGCTCAAGTGACAACTGCACCAACGTGGACGATCTTGTCAAGCGCTACTACCTGCCTGCCATGTACGGTGCAATCTTCATTGTGGGCGTTGTGGGTAACATCACCGCTCTGCTGGTCTACGTGCTCAAAGTTCGTCCCTGGAAGAGCAGCACCATCATCATGGTGAACCTCGTCATCACTGACCTTCTCTTCATGATCAGCTTACCCTTCTTGACCTACTACTACGTCCTCAACGACTCGTGGACGCTGGGGGACGTCATGTGCCACTTTACACGCTTCATCTTCCACTTCAACCTGTACGGCAGCATCCTCTTCCTCACCTGTCTGGCCATCTTCCGGTACGTGGCGATCGTGTATCCGTTGCACATGCACAACATCAAGCAGAAGCGATGGGGTGTGTTGGCTTGCATCTTGGTTTGGGCCGTGACGGTGGCCGAGATAAGTCCAATTTTTAACCTGTTTGACCTGGTTGAAATGAACAACAAAACATACTGCTTGGACTTTGCGAGCAGCAAGATAGAAATCATCTGGCCGTATAGTTGGGCATTGACCGTACTGGGATATTTGCTTCCTCTGGTCGTGGTCTGTCTTTGCTATTGGCGCATCATTAAAGAACTAAAGAAGGGTCCTCATATGTGGAACAATAAACGCGTTAAAGCGAGGCGACTCATCGTGTTGATATTGACGTGCTTCGTGGTTTGTTTTCTTCCCTTTCACGTGTTACGAGCTCTGAGAATCTACACGAGACTCACTCCAGAAACCAACTGCATGCTGGCCCGCTGCGCTCACGCCGCCTACATTATCTCGAGGCCGATCGCTGTACTcaacatcattttcaacttGCCGCTCTACACGTTGTCTGGGGACTTTAAGAAGGCCTTCATGGATCTGTTCAAATGTAGTCAGCTCATGTCGAAGACTAAGGGAATCATTAAAGTGGCTGTGATCAACAAACCCACGAGCAACATCACATATGAGCAAAGCAGCTGA